In a genomic window of Urocitellus parryii isolate mUroPar1 chromosome 11, mUroPar1.hap1, whole genome shotgun sequence:
- the Slamf8 gene encoding SLAM family member 8, with the protein MCWILVVEGVRLLLRRRMATCFLWNLLLWEALIPIAVIGAQVLSKVGDSVLLVAEHPPGFQVREAMWRSLWPSEELLATFFRGSLETLYHSRFLGRAQLHSNLSLELGPLQSRDSGNFSVLMVDTGGRAWTQTLQLKVYDAVPRPTVQVFIAVAGDAQPLKTCQAFLSCWAPNISDITYSWRREGTVGFGVEPQSLFTDGQVLSVSLGLGDKDVAYSCIVSNPVSWDLATVTPWESCHHEAAPGNAFYKDMLLVVVPISLLLFLVGLFFAWHCGLCSGKKKRDTCTDRVAAETENPLV; encoded by the exons ATGTGCTGGATTTTGGTTGTCGAAGGAGTTCGCCTGCTTCTCCGGAGAAGGATGGCCACGTGCTTCCTATGGAATCTGCTTCTCTGGGAAG CTCTTATTCCCATTGCAGTGATTGGTGCTCAAGTGCTGAGCAAGGTGGGGGACTCCGTGCTGCTGGTGGCCGAGCATCCTCCAGGCTTCCAAGTCCGCGAGGCCATGTGGAGATCTCTCTGGCCTTCGGAGGAGCTCCTGGCCACGTTTTTCCGGGGCTCCCTGGAGACTCTGTACCACTCCCGCTTCCTGGGCAGAGCCCAGCTGCACAGCAACCTCAGCCTGGAGCTCGGGCCCCTGCAGTCTAGAGACAGTGGCAATTTCTCGGTGCTGATGGTGGACACAGGAGGTCGGGCCTGGACCCAGACCCTGCAGCTCAAGGTGTATG ATGCGGTACCCAGGCCCACGGTCCAGGTGTTCATTGCTGTAGCAGGGGATGCTCAGCCCCTCAAGACCTGCCAGGCCTTCTTGTCCTGCTGGGCCCCTAACATCAGTGATATCACCTATAGCTGGCGACGGGAGGGGACAGTGGGCTTTGGTGTTGAGCCACAGAGCCTCTTCACAGACGGACAGGTGCTGAGTGTTTCCCTGGGACTAGGAGACAAGGACGTGGCCTATTCCTGCATTGTCTCCAACCCTGTGAGCTGGGACTTGGCCACAGTCACCCCCTGGGAGAGCTGCCATCACGAAGCAG CACCAGGGAATGCCTTCTACAAGGATATGTTACTGGTGGTGGTGCCCATCTCGCTGCTTCTGTTCCTGGTTGGTCTCTTCTTCGCATGGCACTGTGGCCTCTGCTCAG GGAAAAAGAAGAGGGATACCTGTACTGACCGAGTGGCTGCAGAGACAGAGAACCCCCTTGTGTAG